The following nucleotide sequence is from Anaerococcus sp. Marseille-Q7828.
AAGTTCCTACTAGTTTTACTGTATTTTTAAAGTTTTTCATAAATTTCCCGCTCCTTAAAATTATATAGATTTCTATTAAAATATTACCCAATATAGTAGCTTTGAAACTTAGAAAGCAAAAAAGACCCCAACATTGGGGTCTTTATATATCTAGGCTATATCTATATCTTCTTTATTGACTGTTTCGATTTGCGCCTTAGTTTTTGCAGCAATTGGACCGTTTTTGGTCACTAGTACTTTTGAATTTACAATCTTATCCATGGCAGTTTTCACTTCTTCATTTGCGTATTCTTCCTTTGGATAATCTATTGTAAAAGATTTGGCATTTGCTAGGTCGTCTTTGAAATATAATTTTAATTTTCTACTTGTCATCTATGTCCTCCTTATAGTCTTTCTTCCTTGATGAGATAAGCTTCATGTTCATTGCCGCCATTTAAACTAGCAAAGGCTTGGGCAAAGACTCTTAGTTGTTCACTTGTGGCTTCTTTATTAATCTTTGAAAATGTCTTTGATACTTTTCTATCAGTATTATCAGCATCTGTTACTTTAAATCTGATTTGTAATTTCATTTCTTCCTCCTAATTTTTTTTGTAAGTTGCCTTACACTTGTATATAGAATTTATAGGAGAAAATTCCCGACTTATTTTAATTTTTGATAAAAAAATCTGACCCTAAAATATGCTCTTTGATTAAAGCATAAAATGGTCAGATTTTAATTATTCAAGTATAAGCAATCTTTATATTATTTTTCTTTAAGAAGCTACTTTAGCTACAGCCTTGCATCTACAATCACTTTTTGTGGGCCTATTGGTAAAAGAAAGAACTGTATAAGGCTTAAATAGTTAATATTCTTTGCTATCATGCCTATTTTTGTGTATTAGCCCAGGCCAATGTTTCCTTTAGTACTGCTTCTGTGTCTTCTTCTCTTACCCTAAGTTCATCAAAAGCCACGTCTGTTGGTAGTCTAAATTCCATAGAGTTTGCCCTTAGCATATTTACTTGGCGAATGCCGTGTTCGACGCCCTTTTTATCTGTAAGTTCTTGATCTTCTTTGTAGGCTTCTTCCAATTCTTCAAAGCTCATAACTTGAAGCTTTGTTTTCTCTTCTTGACCTAGTTCTTCTACAATCTTTTTGTAGAAGTCTTCATATGAAATATATCCCGTTGCAAGTGGATAGGTCCTCCTATGTTGGCCATTTTCTAGGGCAGATATGGCAGCTTGTCCTACTTGGTCAGCTGTAACTGTTGCAGCTCCACCAGAAGTTACAGGCATAAAGTCTTGGCCACGGAGCATATCGACAAACATTGACCATAGAGGAATCTTGCCTTCCATTGTTCCAAATATATATGGCAGTCTTAGGACAGAAACATTCATTGATCCTTCGCCACCATACATGGCAAGCTTTTCTTGTAGAAGTCTTGTTTCTACATAAGGTTCCTTGTGGTAGTTGTACTCGCGAAGTTCTGCATTATTTTCGCCAAACTCAGCTGTATAGGAACCAAATACAACGAAGTTTTTGACTCCAGCTTCTTTAGCAAGACGGGCAAGTCTTTGAGTTGGCAAGACGTTTTTTTCGTAGAAAAACTTACGAGCTGGTTTTTCAGGTACTATCCTCTCATCGACGCCACCAGCATAAACAAAACCATCACAATCTTTTAACATGGCAATGATTTCTTGATCAGAAAGATTGAAAAAGTTTGTGATGATAAATTCAACCTTATCTTCTTCTTTAAATTTCAAATTCTCTGGAAGTTCAACTATATCAACTGTTTTTACGCTATAGCCTCTGTTTACTGCTTCTTTGACGGTATGGTAGCCCAGAAATCCAGCTCCACCTAGGATAAAAATCTTATTTAATTGTTCCATAAATCCTCCTAATTATTGTTAATATAATCATAGCTTATATCATAATAAGCTTCCACAGCTTCTTGTTGGGTGCCCTTTTTTAGTTCTTCTACAGCTTTTTTGCCTTTTAAAATCTCAACTAGTCTCATAGCTAGATATACTGTAGTTGCCGCACCCCTACTAGTTGTAATATTGCCATCAGTCACTACTATTTGATCATCAATATAAGCCCCAACATTATCAATATCTTCCTTCATACTTGGAAAAGATGTTGCTTTTTTATCTGCCAAAACTCCTGCACGATTTAAAACTATAGGACCAGCACATATTGCAGCTATTACTTTGTTCTTTTGATCAAATTCTTTGATAATATCAATTACACGATTGTCATGACGCAAGGTTTCTGCACCCTTTGTGCCACCTGGTACATATAAACCTAGGTAATCATCTATATTGATATCAGAAATGTGCTTATCAGCGCTTATTTTTATATTAGATTTTGTGGTAACCGTTAGATCATCCATCACAGAAACAGTGTCGACATCAACGCCTGCCCTGCGTAAGTAGTCGATGACTGTTAGTCCTTCCACATCTTCAAAACCATCAGCAAGAAAAACAATAAATTTATCCATAAGAATCCTTTCCTTTATTTTACATTCTTTTAGAATATATACCCCTTTTGAAATGAAGCTATATATCATAGCAAGAACTTTATTATCCTAACGACTTTCTTAATAATCGTCTGCATTGATAGTAAAAGAGCCCTTGCACTGATGCAAGGACCCTCTTACTAACGATAATACTTATTTTCTATCTTTTTATAGAAGATTTAGATTCTTTTTCGAATATTCCCTTTGTTTTTTCTATGTCTTCTATCCTTCTTTCTGCAAGTCTATTTGCAGCTACATTTGTAGGAATATCTTCATTTTTGGAAATTTCAAATACTTTTAGGATTTGATCGCCAATTTTGTCTATTTTCTTGTTGGCTCTTTCTCTATTAAAACCCCCGTATAGTTCATCGTGGCAATGAATTACTCCACCTGCGTTTACTATGAAGTCTGGAGCATAGAGAATACCCTTATCTTTTAACATTTGACCATGGCGTTCTTCTTTAAGTTGATTGTTGGCAGAACCACATATTATGTTAAATTTCATCAAATCGATTGTTTGATCATTTACTGTGGCACCAAGGGCACACGGACAATATATATCCCCTTGCCAATCCCACATTTTGTCAGGATCGACTATAGCAAATCCTTCTTTTTTAGCCTTTTCAATCAGTTCTTGGTTGATGTCGCATACGGATACATCAGCGCCTTCTTCTTTCAAAAATTTAGCTATTTCGCTACCTACATGGCCAAAACCTTGGATTAGTATTTTCTTATCTTTTAGTAAGTCATCGCCGTATTTTTCTTTGGCTGAAGCCTTCATAGACATATATACTCCACGGGCTGTGGATGGTGATGGGTTGCCACTAGTGCCTGGCTTCATTGTTGTTCCAAGTACATAGTTTGTTTCCTGGTATACAAAGTCCATATCTTCTTCGCTTGATCCTACGTCTTCAGCTGTGATATATCTGCCTTCAAGAGAATCTATATATCGACCAAGAGATCTGAGCATAGCTTCTGATTTTGGATGTTCCTTATCCACCATTACAACTGTTTTGGCACCACCTGCCCAAATACCACAAGCGGCATTTTTGTAGGTCATGCCACGAGCTAGTCTCATGGCATCTTCAATGGCATCCTCTTCTGAGTCGTATTCCCAAATTCTCATTCCACCAATAGCTGGACCTAGAACTGTGTTGTGTATGCAGGTAACTGCACGCAAGCCTGTTTGTACGTCATTCATGAATATTAGTTGTTCAAAATCATGCTCTTGCATTTTTTCAAATATATTTGCCATAGTACACTCTTCTCTCTTTTTATTAAATTGTCGCTGTTTTATATCCTTAAAAAGCTGAATATGATTGGTCAGCCCACCATTGTTCTTGGTGTAATTTTGTGTGTTCGTCAAATTGATCAAAGTGCATTTTTTCCCATTTAATCAACTCAGTATACAATTTCTTTGATTTTTCTTCTTCTACTCTTTCACTTGCTTTCTTGTAAAAATCTAGTTCGTTATATTCTATATACAAAGCATTCTTAAGGGCAGATATTATTAGTTCACCTTCAAAGTCATCAGCCTTTGAGTCTTCAAATATAGCTGTTGTTTGGTAAGCATCATAATTTTGTTCTAGATTATCACTGCCTTCTTCTAAAGAAGCTAGCAAGTCTTTAATATAGCTTACATGCTCTTCTTCTTGGATAGCTATAGATTCAAATATTGCCTTGTAATCTCCATCTAGTTTTTCGTTAAGTGATTTGTAATAATCAATAGCATTTTGTTCAAATTCCAATGCATATCTTGCAGTTGTGATTGGATCATCGAATATAGACTCATCATATTTAAACTTTGCTTCAAACTCCTTGTTTGCAGCAAGGGCAAATGATTTTGGTGTTTTTCTATATTGATCTTTTTGATTATTATTGCCAGTTTCATTATTTTTAATTAAATTCATTCCTTCATCTAGGGCCTTTTGGTTTGCTGGAATCAAGTGTTTTTTCTTATCTCCAAAAACTTTTGTGAAAGCTTCGATGATTGAATCTAGTTTTAGTAAGTTGGTAACTTCAAGAAAAGAACCAAGCATTACCATATTTGCCATTTTTATATTGCCAAGTTCTTGGGCTTTACCACTTACAGGAACTTCGTAGATATTGATTTTGTCGTTTTCATAACCTTTTGTATCAATTAGTGAAGTGTTGATAAATAGATTGCCACCTTCTGATACCTTATCTTTAAATTTGTCAAAAGAAGGTTGGTTCATAACTATCATATCAGTAGCAATATCAACGTTTGGAGCTCCAACTGGATCATCTGATATTACTACAGAACAGTTTGCTGAGCCACCTCTCATTTCTGGACCATAGGATGGATACCAAGAAACTTCCTTGCCTTCTACCATACCTGCATAGGTTATCATTTGACCCATTGCAAGTACACCTTGACCACCAAATCCTGCACATAAAATACGTCTTTGCATACTATTACTCCTTTATTCTTCCTAATGGATAGTAAGGGATCATGTTGTCATCAACCCATTTCATGGCTTCTACTGGTGTCATACCCCAGTTGGTAGAACATGTTGAAAGTACTTCAACTATTCCAAATCCCTTGCCTTCTATTTGATATTCAAAGCATTTTTTTATGGCTGCCTTTGCTTTTCTAATTCCTGCTGGAGAGTTTACTGCAACTCTTTCTACAAATTTTGCTCCGTCGATTGTAGCAAGCATTTCTGAAACTTTTATAGGTTTACCTGACCAAGCTTCATAACGGCCTTTTGGAGATGTTGTTGTAACTTGGCCTACTAGTGTTGTAGGTGCCATTTGTCCACCAGTCATACCGTATATAGCGTTGTTGATAAATATTACTGATATATTTTCGCCCCTGTGAGCTGCATGGACTATTTCGTTGGTACCGATTGATGCTAGGTCTCCATCACCTTGGTATGTAAATACAAATTTATCTGGTTCTACTCTCTTGATGCCTGTAGCAAGCGCTGGTGCTCTACCATGATCTGCTAGAGTCATATCGAAATTCCAATATGCTGTAGATGGAGCTGCACAACCTACTGGAGCAACACCAACAGTTTTACCATCAACACCAAGTTCTACAAGGCATTCAGCTACTAGTTTGTGAACTATGCCGTGTGTACATCCTGGGCAAAAGTGAAGGGGTGTATCTGTTAATGCAGTTGATTTTTCATAAACCACTTTTTCTTTTACTTCAGTCATTATTTGCCTCCCAATATTTCCATTGCTTTAACTACTATTTCATTTGCAGTAGGGATCATGCCACCAAGCCTATTATAGAAGTGAATATTTGCTTTTCCTTCTGCCGCTATTTTTACATCTTCTATCATTTGACCATTGTTTAATTCTACAACTAGTATATCTTCACATGGTAAGTTTTTGTAAGAATCAAATGGGAATGGCCATACTGATATTGGTCTAACAAGTCCAACCTTGTAGCCATTTTCTCTTAAGATGTGGATGGCTGTCTTTACAATCCTAGCTGTTGATCCATAAGCTGTCAAAACAAGGTCGCAGTCTTCGATACCATCTGTTTCTACTACAACTTCTTTTTCCATAACTTCTAGGTATTTTTCGTATCTTTTTCTGTTTATCTTTTCAAGTTCTGGAGTTGATAGTTCTAGAGATGTTAAGACATTTCTATGTCCTCTTTGGCCACTATTACCATCTGTAACCCAAGGCTTATTAGCTTTGTTTAAAACTTCTTCATTAGGCTCTGGGAATTCTACTGGTTCCATCATTTGGCCAAGCATACCATCTGCCATTATGAAAGCTGGCATTCTCCACTCATCAGCTTTGTCAAAGGCCTTGATAGTGTAGTCAACAAGTTCTTGGACATTGCTTGGAGCATAGGCTAATACTCTATAGTCAC
It contains:
- a CDS encoding 2-oxoacid:acceptor oxidoreductase family protein; the protein is MQRRILCAGFGGQGVLAMGQMITYAGMVEGKEVSWYPSYGPEMRGGSANCSVVISDDPVGAPNVDIATDMIVMNQPSFDKFKDKVSEGGNLFINTSLIDTKGYENDKINIYEVPVSGKAQELGNIKMANMVMLGSFLEVTNLLKLDSIIEAFTKVFGDKKKHLIPANQKALDEGMNLIKNNETGNNNQKDQYRKTPKSFALAANKEFEAKFKYDESIFDDPITTARYALEFEQNAIDYYKSLNEKLDGDYKAIFESIAIQEEEHVSYIKDLLASLEEGSDNLEQNYDAYQTTAIFEDSKADDFEGELIISALKNALYIEYNELDFYKKASERVEEEKSKKLYTELIKWEKMHFDQFDEHTKLHQEQWWADQSYSAF
- a CDS encoding Glu/Leu/Phe/Val dehydrogenase dimerization domain-containing protein, whose product is MANIFEKMQEHDFEQLIFMNDVQTGLRAVTCIHNTVLGPAIGGMRIWEYDSEEDAIEDAMRLARGMTYKNAACGIWAGGAKTVVMVDKEHPKSEAMLRSLGRYIDSLEGRYITAEDVGSSEEDMDFVYQETNYVLGTTMKPGTSGNPSPSTARGVYMSMKASAKEKYGDDLLKDKKILIQGFGHVGSEIAKFLKEEGADVSVCDINQELIEKAKKEGFAIVDPDKMWDWQGDIYCPCALGATVNDQTIDLMKFNIICGSANNQLKEERHGQMLKDKGILYAPDFIVNAGGVIHCHDELYGGFNRERANKKIDKIGDQILKVFEISKNEDIPTNVAANRLAERRIEDIEKTKGIFEKESKSSIKR
- a CDS encoding thiamine pyrophosphate-dependent enzyme, yielding MTEVKEKVVYEKSTALTDTPLHFCPGCTHGIVHKLVAECLVELGVDGKTVGVAPVGCAAPSTAYWNFDMTLADHGRAPALATGIKRVEPDKFVFTYQGDGDLASIGTNEIVHAAHRGENISVIFINNAIYGMTGGQMAPTTLVGQVTTTSPKGRYEAWSGKPIKVSEMLATIDGAKFVERVAVNSPAGIRKAKAAIKKCFEYQIEGKGFGIVEVLSTCSTNWGMTPVEAMKWVDDNMIPYYPLGRIKE
- the vorB gene encoding 3-methyl-2-oxobutanoate dehydrogenase subunit VorB — protein: MTKVLMKGNEALAEAAIRAGCRSYFGYPITPQSEVPEYFARKLPEVGGVFLQAESEVASIYMLYGAAAAGHRTMTSSSGPGISLMQEGISSAAGSDLPMVIVNMMRGGPGLGSIQPSQTDYFQTTRGGGNGDYRVLAYAPSNVQELVDYTIKAFDKADEWRMPAFIMADGMLGQMMEPVEFPEPNEEVLNKANKPWVTDGNSGQRGHRNVLTSLELSTPELEKINRKRYEKYLEVMEKEVVVETDGIEDCDLVLTAYGSTARIVKTAIHILRENGYKVGLVRPISVWPFPFDSYKNLPCEDILVVELNNGQMIEDVKIAAEGKANIHFYNRLGGMIPTANEIVVKAMEILGGK
- a CDS encoding DUF2922 domain-containing protein, with translation MTSRKLKLYFKDDLANAKSFTIDYPKEEYANEEVKTAMDKIVNSKVLVTKNGPIAAKTKAQIETVNKEDIDIA
- a CDS encoding DJ-1 family glyoxalase III, with the translated sequence MDKFIVFLADGFEDVEGLTVIDYLRRAGVDVDTVSVMDDLTVTTKSNIKISADKHISDINIDDYLGLYVPGGTKGAETLRHDNRVIDIIKEFDQKNKVIAAICAGPIVLNRAGVLADKKATSFPSMKEDIDNVGAYIDDQIVVTDGNITTSRGAATTVYLAMRLVEILKGKKAVEELKKGTQQEAVEAYYDISYDYINNN
- a CDS encoding NAD(P)-dependent oxidoreductase is translated as MEQLNKIFILGGAGFLGYHTVKEAVNRGYSVKTVDIVELPENLKFKEEDKVEFIITNFFNLSDQEIIAMLKDCDGFVYAGGVDERIVPEKPARKFFYEKNVLPTQRLARLAKEAGVKNFVVFGSYTAEFGENNAELREYNYHKEPYVETRLLQEKLAMYGGEGSMNVSVLRLPYIFGTMEGKIPLWSMFVDMLRGQDFMPVTSGGAATVTADQVGQAAISALENGQHRRTYPLATGYISYEDFYKKIVEELGQEEKTKLQVMSFEELEEAYKEDQELTDKKGVEHGIRQVNMLRANSMEFRLPTDVAFDELRVREEDTEAVLKETLAWANTQK